TCTTTCTCATCTATATAGAGCATATCTAATGTTTTTTGATTTCTTTGCTGAATGCCTTTGTCACTGATCATTTCACAGACAACAAGGCCTGCACCAAATTCTTTGACCGTTACACGAAAAGCAGCATTGCTAATCCCCGCCATTGGGGCTACTACAACACGATTTGGAATTTCGACATTTCCTATTTTCCACATAGTGCATCTCTCCTACTTTTCACGCGTATTTTTGATTGCTTCATCTCGTAGTTCAATTAAATCCTCTTCACTATAGTGATATTTGTTACCACAGAATTGACAAACCGCTTCTGCTCCGTGGTCTTCTTCGATCATCGCATTGATTTCATCTAGACCAACTGCAATGATTGCTGTGCCAAATTTTTCTTTTGAGCAGTTACATTTAAATTGAACAGGCATTTTTTCTAAGATTTCGATTTCATCTTTGCCAAGTAGACGTTCTAATATCCCTTCTGGTGATTCCCCTTCATCAATCAAGCGAGAAATCATTGGTACTTCCTGCAAACGTTGTTCGATAAAGTCGATCGTTTTTTCATCGGCTCCAGGCATGACTTGGATCATAAAACCGCCAGCAGCTTTTACACTTTCATCTGTATCAACTAAAACACTCAAACCAATCGCGGATGGAATTTGTTCTGAAACAGCCATAAAGTAGGTAAAATCCTCACCGATTTCACCAGAAACGATTGGTGTTTGCCCAGAAAATGTTTCTTTCAAGCCTAAATCTTTGATTACAGTGAAAATCCCTTCAGTCCCCACAGCTCCACGGACATCGATTTTGCCACTTTCATTCAACGTTAAACTAACATGAGGATTTTTTATGTATCCTTTAGTATTCCCACTACCATCGCTATCAACCACGATTCCTCCTGCTGGCCCGTTACCTTGGACTTTTACAGTTAGCTTATCATCGCCTTTTAAAGTAGCTCCTAATAATAGAGCACCTACCATTGTTCTGCCTAACGCTGCAGTTGATGAACTCCATGTATCGTGACGTTTTTGTGCTTCTGATATTGTATTTGTTGCGCAAACTGCATAAGCGCGAATCGATCCTTCATAACATAATGCTTTTACTAAGTAATCTTCCATTTTATTTTCCTCTTCTCACTTGCTTCGTTTTTTGACTCATTATCAGATAATACTAGGATTTAGCTATTTTTTCAACTAAATAATTTCAACTTGAAGAAAAGAGCACCCCGTAAAAGGGATGCTCTAAATGTTTTATTTGTAACGATCGTCAAAGTTATTACGGTCATATTCAGAATCATTTTTACGTTCATCATCAGATTTAGTTTCTGACTGAACTTTTTCTTCTGTTTTTTCGCTGTCCGCTTTTACTTCTTCTGCTTCGTCATGTAATTCTTTTTTTGCGTCTTCAAAGTCTTGTTTTTCTTCTGCTTGTCTTTGCGCATCTTTCTCTTCTAATGCACGTTTTGCTTCTTCAAATGTTTGAGCTTTTTCACTAGGGAATTGGCTGTCGATAACATCTTGCGGCATAACGCCTTCTTCAAACAATGACTTGATGCTGCGAGCATCTAATGTTTCATACTCTAACAGTTTTTCTGCAATTAGTTTGTGTTGAGCACGGTGAGATTCAATGATTTCACGTGCTTTATCATGAGCTTCCATCAAGATACGACGTACTTCTTGATCGATTTCAAATGCTACTTGTTCTGAGTAAGCTTTTGTTTGACCATAATCGCGGCCAACAAATACTTGATGGTTCCCTTCATATTGAACAGGACCTAATTTGTCGCTCATTCCATATTCAGTTACCATGCTGCGGGCAATACCTGTTGCTTGTTCAAAGTCATTCGATGCACCTGTTGATTGAACATCGAAAATAATTTCTTCCGCTGTACGTCCACCAAGTAATCCAACGATTTGTTCAAACATGTCTTCTTTGGTCATCAAGAATTGATCTTCTTTTGGTAAAGCAATCATGTAACCGCCAGCACGTCCACGAGGGATGATCGTCACTTTATGAACGATACGAGCACGGCTTAAGACTAAACCAACAATTGTATGTCCAGCTTCGTGGTAAGCAACCATTTCGCGTTCTTTTTTGTTGATCACACGATCTTTTTTCGCAGGTCCTGCGATTACACGATCTTCTGCTTCATCCACATCGGATGCATCAATTTTCTTTTTATTACGACGAGCAGCAACTAATGCAGCTTCGTTCAATACGTTTTCTAAATCAGCACCAGCAAAACCTGGTGTTTGTTGTGCAACAACTTTTAAATCAACGTCATCAGCCAACGGTTTGTTACGAGCATGAACTTTAAGAATCGCTTCACGACCTTTAACATCAGGACGACCAACTAAAATTTGACGGTCAAAACGACCTGGACGTAATAACGCTGGGTCTAACACGTCTGAACGGTTTGTTGCAGCTACGACGATTACGCCTTCATTGCCATCAAATCCATCCATTTCAACTAACAATTGGTTAAGAGTTTGTTCACGTTCATCGTGTCCGCCACCCATACCAGCACCACGTTGACGACCTACTGCATCGATTTCATCGATAAAGATGATCGCTGGAGCATTTTTCTTCGCTGTTTCAAATAAGTCACGGACACGGCTCGCACCGACACCGACGAACATTTCAACGAAGTCTGAACCTGAGATAGAATAAAAAGGTACGCCTGCTTCACCGGCAACGGCTTTAGCAAGTAATGTTTTACCGGTTCCTGGAGGTCCTTCTAATAGAACACCAGCAGGAATTCTTGCACCTAATTCAACAAAACGGCGAGGATCTTTTAAGAACTCGACCACTTCCACTAGTTCTTGTTTTTCTTCTTCCGCTCCTGCTACATCAGAGAAGCGTACGCGGTTCGCTTTTTTGTCTGCTTCTTTGGCTTTTGATTTACCAAAGTTCATAACACGGCCGCCGCCACCGCCACCGCCGCCTTGTTGTCCCATCATCATATAGAATAAGAAGATGAACAATACGATCGGTAAGAAACTAAACAAGATCGAAAGCCAAGCACCGCTTGATGATTGTTCTTTCACTGTAAGTTTCACATTATTGTCTTTGGCTAACTCTTGGATACCAGATAATGTGATATCGCTTGGTAAGACAAGCGTAGTAAATGCTTTTGTAGAAACTTCTGTCGATCCCCATAATGAAAGACCACCAGTATTTTTAATTTCTTGTTTTTCTTTGTACTGACCTGTGATTTTATACACACCATTGGTTGGTTGAATCGTCAGTTCTTTCACTTTACCTTCGTCTAACTGGGTACTGAAGGTTGAGTATTCGATATCTGGTGACTGGGGATTGTTATTTCCAAAGATGAAATAAACAACCATGACCATCGCCAAAATCAGTAATACATAATAAAGGCCATTTTTCATGCCGCTATTCTTTTTATTCATGCCTGTCCTCCTTTGACTACTGTGC
This sequence is a window from Enterococcus sp. 7F3_DIV0205. Protein-coding genes within it:
- the hslO gene encoding Hsp33 family molecular chaperone HslO; this translates as MEDYLVKALCYEGSIRAYAVCATNTISEAQKRHDTWSSSTAALGRTMVGALLLGATLKGDDKLTVKVQGNGPAGGIVVDSDGSGNTKGYIKNPHVSLTLNESGKIDVRGAVGTEGIFTVIKDLGLKETFSGQTPIVSGEIGEDFTYFMAVSEQIPSAIGLSVLVDTDESVKAAGGFMIQVMPGADEKTIDFIEQRLQEVPMISRLIDEGESPEGILERLLGKDEIEILEKMPVQFKCNCSKEKFGTAIIAVGLDEINAMIEEDHGAEAVCQFCGNKYHYSEEDLIELRDEAIKNTREK
- the ftsH gene encoding ATP-dependent zinc metalloprotease FtsH; amino-acid sequence: MNKKNSGMKNGLYYVLLILAMVMVVYFIFGNNNPQSPDIEYSTFSTQLDEGKVKELTIQPTNGVYKITGQYKEKQEIKNTGGLSLWGSTEVSTKAFTTLVLPSDITLSGIQELAKDNNVKLTVKEQSSSGAWLSILFSFLPIVLFIFLFYMMMGQQGGGGGGGGRVMNFGKSKAKEADKKANRVRFSDVAGAEEEKQELVEVVEFLKDPRRFVELGARIPAGVLLEGPPGTGKTLLAKAVAGEAGVPFYSISGSDFVEMFVGVGASRVRDLFETAKKNAPAIIFIDEIDAVGRQRGAGMGGGHDEREQTLNQLLVEMDGFDGNEGVIVVAATNRSDVLDPALLRPGRFDRQILVGRPDVKGREAILKVHARNKPLADDVDLKVVAQQTPGFAGADLENVLNEAALVAARRNKKKIDASDVDEAEDRVIAGPAKKDRVINKKEREMVAYHEAGHTIVGLVLSRARIVHKVTIIPRGRAGGYMIALPKEDQFLMTKEDMFEQIVGLLGGRTAEEIIFDVQSTGASNDFEQATGIARSMVTEYGMSDKLGPVQYEGNHQVFVGRDYGQTKAYSEQVAFEIDQEVRRILMEAHDKAREIIESHRAQHKLIAEKLLEYETLDARSIKSLFEEGVMPQDVIDSQFPSEKAQTFEEAKRALEEKDAQRQAEEKQDFEDAKKELHDEAEEVKADSEKTEEKVQSETKSDDERKNDSEYDRNNFDDRYK